A window of the Lactuca sativa cultivar Salinas chromosome 7, Lsat_Salinas_v11, whole genome shotgun sequence genome harbors these coding sequences:
- the LOC111888653 gene encoding bZIP transcription factor 12 isoform X1, translating to MASSKVMASSSPANQDLQRHQAFGLTDHNSNLISMNMDDLLKNIYEDSRQAPGSFPAGAGGGKTMDERLKEIVDGSVGDPEMTLEDFLTKAGAVREEDVVKLPPVSASAVISEYPGVVDPIICGGAGAGAGAGASFQVMPQQHMQFGSAIGTSAGTSGGGRGKRKVVVEDPPVDKATQQKQRRMIKNRESAARSRERKQAYTVELEALVTQLEEEHAKLLKEVDELNKERLKQLMQNLVPVLEKRRPPRVLRRTNSM from the exons ATGGCGTCGTCGAAGGTGATGGCATCATCATCGCCGGCGAATCAGGATCTACAACGTCATCAAGCATTCGGTCTCACCGATCACAACAGCAATTTAATTTCAATGAATATGGACGATCTCCTTAAGAACATTTACGAGGATTCGCGTCAGGCGCCGGGTAGTTTTCCCGCCGGTGCTGGTGGTGGAAAGACGATGGATGAAAGGTTAAAGGAGATCGTGGATGGAAGTGTCGGTGATCCAGAGATGACTCTAGAGGATTTTCTGACGAAGGCCGGAGCTGTTAGGGAGGAGGATGTAGTGAAATTGCCGCCGGTATCTGCCTCGGCGGTCATTTCGGAATATCCTGGAGTTGTTGATCCGATTATATGTGGCGGTGCCGGTGCCGGTGCCGGAGCTGGGGCTTCTTTTCAAGTCATGCCTCAGCAACACATGCAATTTGGGAGTGCGATTGGTACAAGTGCGGGAACAAGCGGCGGTGGGAGAGGTAAGAGGAAGGTTGTGGTGGAAGATCCGCCGGTTGACAAGGCAACGCAGCAGAAACAGAGAAGGATGATCAAGAACAGAGAATCGGCTGCAAGGTCCAGGGAGCGAAAGCAG GCTTACACAGTCGAATTAGAAGCTCTGGTAACTCAATTGGAAGAAGAACATGCAAAATTGTTAAAAGAAGTG GATGAACTGAACAAGGAGAGGCTTAAACAG CTAATGCAGAATCTGGTGCCGGTTTTGGAGAAGAGAAGGCCACCAAGAGTACTTCGAAGAACTAATTCgatgtga
- the LOC111888653 gene encoding bZIP transcription factor 12 isoform X3, whose translation MASSKVMASSSPANQDLQRHQAFGLTDHNSNLISMNMDDLLKNIYEDSRQAPGSFPAGAGGGKTMDERLKEIVDGSVGDPEMTLEDFLTKAGAVREEDVVKLPPVSASAVISEYPGVVDPIICGGAGAGAGAGASFQVMPQQHMQFGSAIGTSAGTSGGGRGKRKVVVEDPPVDKATQQKQRRMIKNRESAARSRERKQAYTVELEALVTQLEEEHAKLLKEVDELNKERLKQLNCHPNEKTLNTIL comes from the exons ATGGCGTCGTCGAAGGTGATGGCATCATCATCGCCGGCGAATCAGGATCTACAACGTCATCAAGCATTCGGTCTCACCGATCACAACAGCAATTTAATTTCAATGAATATGGACGATCTCCTTAAGAACATTTACGAGGATTCGCGTCAGGCGCCGGGTAGTTTTCCCGCCGGTGCTGGTGGTGGAAAGACGATGGATGAAAGGTTAAAGGAGATCGTGGATGGAAGTGTCGGTGATCCAGAGATGACTCTAGAGGATTTTCTGACGAAGGCCGGAGCTGTTAGGGAGGAGGATGTAGTGAAATTGCCGCCGGTATCTGCCTCGGCGGTCATTTCGGAATATCCTGGAGTTGTTGATCCGATTATATGTGGCGGTGCCGGTGCCGGTGCCGGAGCTGGGGCTTCTTTTCAAGTCATGCCTCAGCAACACATGCAATTTGGGAGTGCGATTGGTACAAGTGCGGGAACAAGCGGCGGTGGGAGAGGTAAGAGGAAGGTTGTGGTGGAAGATCCGCCGGTTGACAAGGCAACGCAGCAGAAACAGAGAAGGATGATCAAGAACAGAGAATCGGCTGCAAGGTCCAGGGAGCGAAAGCAG GCTTACACAGTCGAATTAGAAGCTCTGGTAACTCAATTGGAAGAAGAACATGCAAAATTGTTAAAAGAAGTG GATGAACTGAACAAGGAGAGGCTTAAACAG CTCAACTGTCACCCAAATGAGAAGACCCTCAATACCATATTATGA
- the LOC111888653 gene encoding bZIP transcription factor 12 isoform X2: MASSKVMASSSPANQDLQRHQAFGLTDHNSNLISMNMDDLLKNIYEDSRQAPGSFPAGAGGGKTMDERLKEIVDGSVGDPEMTLEDFLTKAGAVREEDVVKLPPVSASAVISEYPGVVDPIICGGAGAGAGAGASFQVMPQQHMQFGSAIGTSAGTSGGGRGKRKVVVEDPPVDKATQQKQRRMIKNRESAARSRERKQAYTVELEALVTQLEEEHAKLLKEVDELNKERLKQNLVPVLEKRRPPRVLRRTNSM, encoded by the exons ATGGCGTCGTCGAAGGTGATGGCATCATCATCGCCGGCGAATCAGGATCTACAACGTCATCAAGCATTCGGTCTCACCGATCACAACAGCAATTTAATTTCAATGAATATGGACGATCTCCTTAAGAACATTTACGAGGATTCGCGTCAGGCGCCGGGTAGTTTTCCCGCCGGTGCTGGTGGTGGAAAGACGATGGATGAAAGGTTAAAGGAGATCGTGGATGGAAGTGTCGGTGATCCAGAGATGACTCTAGAGGATTTTCTGACGAAGGCCGGAGCTGTTAGGGAGGAGGATGTAGTGAAATTGCCGCCGGTATCTGCCTCGGCGGTCATTTCGGAATATCCTGGAGTTGTTGATCCGATTATATGTGGCGGTGCCGGTGCCGGTGCCGGAGCTGGGGCTTCTTTTCAAGTCATGCCTCAGCAACACATGCAATTTGGGAGTGCGATTGGTACAAGTGCGGGAACAAGCGGCGGTGGGAGAGGTAAGAGGAAGGTTGTGGTGGAAGATCCGCCGGTTGACAAGGCAACGCAGCAGAAACAGAGAAGGATGATCAAGAACAGAGAATCGGCTGCAAGGTCCAGGGAGCGAAAGCAG GCTTACACAGTCGAATTAGAAGCTCTGGTAACTCAATTGGAAGAAGAACATGCAAAATTGTTAAAAGAAGTG GATGAACTGAACAAGGAGAGGCTTAAACAG AATCTGGTGCCGGTTTTGGAGAAGAGAAGGCCACCAAGAGTACTTCGAAGAACTAATTCgatgtga